One stretch of Amycolatopsis sp. NBC_00345 DNA includes these proteins:
- a CDS encoding enolase C-terminal domain-like protein has product MATIVGMEVLDVRFPTSRELDGSDAMNPDPDYSAAYVVLHTDGGPDGYGLAFTIGRGNDVQAAAIRALAPHVIGRAVPEDAQGLGDLSRDLIGDSQFRWLGPEKGVAHMAIGAVVNAAWDLAARRADLPLWKFAASMTPEELVSLVDFRYLSDALTEQEALEILRAAEPGRAERIAKLEAEGYRAYSTSPGWLGYSDAKLVRLAEQAVADGFEMIKLKVGGDVADDVRRLKLARETVGPDIRVAVDANQRWDVDTAIAWMTELAPFDPYWIEEPTSPDDVLGHAAIAKALAPIKVATGEHVQNRVMFKQLLQAGGLSVLQLDAARVGGVNENLAILLLAAKFGVPVCPHAGGVGLCELVRHLSMFDFVAVSGADEDRTIEWVDHLHEHFTDPAVVRDGRYLAPTAPGFSARMHDATLRRFRFPDGPEWTETPSE; this is encoded by the coding sequence ATGGCCACGATCGTCGGCATGGAGGTACTCGACGTCCGGTTCCCGACCTCCCGGGAGCTGGACGGCTCGGACGCGATGAACCCCGACCCCGACTACTCGGCCGCGTACGTCGTGCTGCACACCGACGGCGGGCCGGACGGCTACGGGCTCGCGTTCACCATCGGCCGCGGCAACGACGTGCAGGCCGCCGCGATCCGCGCGCTCGCCCCGCATGTGATCGGCCGAGCCGTGCCGGAAGACGCGCAGGGACTCGGCGACCTCTCCCGCGACCTGATCGGCGATTCGCAGTTCCGCTGGCTGGGCCCGGAAAAGGGCGTCGCGCACATGGCGATCGGCGCCGTGGTCAACGCGGCGTGGGACCTCGCCGCGCGCCGCGCCGACCTGCCGCTGTGGAAGTTCGCCGCGAGCATGACGCCCGAAGAGCTGGTTTCGCTCGTCGACTTCCGCTACCTGTCCGACGCGTTGACCGAACAAGAAGCGCTCGAGATCCTGCGCGCCGCCGAGCCCGGCCGGGCCGAGCGGATCGCGAAGCTGGAGGCCGAGGGCTACCGCGCGTACAGCACGTCGCCCGGTTGGCTCGGCTACTCCGACGCGAAGCTGGTGCGGCTGGCCGAGCAGGCCGTGGCGGACGGCTTCGAGATGATCAAGCTGAAGGTCGGTGGCGACGTCGCCGACGACGTCCGGCGGCTGAAGCTGGCCCGCGAGACGGTGGGCCCGGACATCCGCGTCGCCGTCGACGCCAACCAGCGCTGGGACGTCGACACGGCCATCGCGTGGATGACCGAGCTGGCGCCGTTCGACCCGTACTGGATCGAGGAGCCGACCTCGCCCGACGACGTGCTCGGGCACGCCGCCATCGCGAAGGCGCTCGCGCCGATCAAGGTCGCCACCGGCGAGCACGTGCAGAACCGCGTGATGTTCAAGCAGCTGCTGCAGGCCGGCGGCCTCTCGGTGCTCCAGCTCGACGCCGCACGGGTCGGCGGGGTCAACGAGAACCTCGCGATCCTGTTGCTGGCGGCCAAGTTCGGCGTGCCGGTGTGCCCGCACGCCGGTGGTGTCGGGCTCTGCGAGCTGGTGCGGCACCTGTCGATGTTCGACTTCGTGGCCGTGTCCGGCGCCGACGAGGACCGCACCATCGAGTGGGTGGACCACCTGCACGAGCACTTCACCGACCCGGCCGTCGTGCGCGACGGCCGCTACCTCGCCCCGACCGCCCCCGGGTTCTCCGCGCGCATGCACGACGCGACGCTGCGCCGCTTCCGGTTCCCGGACGGTCCAGAGTGGACGGAGACGCCCAGTGAGTGA